The Phycisphaerales bacterium sequence ACGAGGCCTTCTACACCAGCGGCGGCGTGGGCAGCCTCATCGAGTCCATGCAGAGTAAGGGCAAGGTGACGCCCGAAACCCGCATCGCCTACAAGACCATCCGCTACCCCGGCCACAACGTGCTCATGCGCTTCCTGCTCCAGGAGCTGCGCCTGGGCTGCGAGCACGCCCGCACCAACAGCAAGGGCCACTGCTTCGACCGCGCCATGGCCGTGGAGCTGCTAGACCACGCCATCCCCAACACGTCACAGGACGTCGTGGTCGTATTCGTCAACTGCGTGGGCGTCAAGAACGGCCGGCGCGAGCAGGTGAACTTCAAGCGCGCGGTCCGCAGCCGCGAGCTGTGGGGGCGCGTGTGGCCCGCGATCGAGCTCACCACGGCCGCGGGCGTCTGCGGCATGGTCGAGCTGCACCGCTCCGGCAAGACCCGCGCAACCGGCTTCATTAAGCAGGAAGAGGTCACCCTCGAGATGTTCAACAACACCGAGTTCGGCAAGCTCGGCTACCCCGAGTAAGCCCGTTCCATCGAGATGTCCCCAGCGAGCCCCGAGCGTAAGCGAGCGGGTCTTCATCACACGTGCCACCGAGATGTCTTCATCTCGGTGGTTCCCCTCCGTCCACACGCCCCACCTCCCAATCGCGCAACACCTCCCCCGCCGCCCCCCTCACCAGTTCACTCTCGCTGAGATCATCCCGCAGCTCCACCAACCGCGCCCGCAGCGCCCCATCCTCGCGCACCCGCAGCAGGTTCCCCGCCGCGATCACCGCGTTGCGCTTCATCATCGCCAGCGTCGCCCGCTTCATCGCAGACACCCGCAGCGCCTCGCGCCGGGCCCCGTCATCCCACCCCAGCACCTCCAGCAGCGGCAGCGACACCCGCCGCGCCTCATACTCCGGCAGCCGCGCCCCCACATCCTGCCCGGGCCGCGCGGAGTTGTGCGGGCACACCTCCTGACAGATGTCGCACCCGTACACCCAATCACCCATCGCCCCGTGCAGCGCCGGATCGATCGGCGTCCGGTGCTCGATGGTCAGGTACGAGATGCACCGCGACCCGTCCACGCTGTAAGGCGTAATCGCCTGCGTCGGGCACGCCTCGATGCACCGCGTGCACGTGCCGCAGTGGTCCATCACCACCGGTTGCTCGGCGGGCGGGACCAGCGGCATCGTCGTCGCCACCCCCCCGATCAGGAAGTAGCTCCCCAGTCGCGGGTTGATGATCATCGTGTTCTTGGCCTGCCACCCCAGCCCCGCCAGCTGCGCCAGTTCGCGCTCCAGCACCGGCACCGTGTCCACGAACGACCGGAACCCCCATCCCGGGTACGCGCCCCGCAGCGCATCGCTCAAGTCGTGCAGCCGGTTCTTGATGGTGACGTGGTAGTCCCGCCCGTGCGCGTAGCGGGCGATCCGCCCGTGCCCCGGCGGCGTCTCAACCGGCGCGTCGTTCCGCGTCGCGTACAGGTCCGCGACCACGATGAACGCCCGCGTGTCCGGCAGCACCCCCGCAGGATCAAACTTCAGTTCCAGGTCCCGCTCGAGGTAGTCCATCTGCCCGTGCCGCCCCGCACGCAGCCACTCCAGGATGTGCTCACGCCACTTCGTTGGCTGCGCGGGCGTCACCCCCGCCAGCGCAAAACCCAACCCATAGCACCGCGCCAGCACGTCGCGCGTGGCCGCGCCGATGTCCGCGATCTCGCTCCGCGGCACCGTCTTGAACGTCGGCCTGTGAACACGCGGCCTCACGCCACGATGCTACCCGCGCCGCAACTGCTGGCTCAGGTCATCACCCGCTGGATGTCCGGCCGCAGCCCGCCCCGCCCGCGAGCCGCGCCGATCCACTCAAACAGCCGGCGCGCCGAGACCTCCAGCACCGCCGAGGGGTCCTGCATCGGCCCGCCCAGCCACGCCCCGTCGTACTCGTACGTCACCCACCCGGGGAAACCCAGCCGCCCCAGCGCGTCGATGGCCGAGCGGTTGTCGACCTGCCCGTCGCCCAGCGCACAGGGCTTCCCATGGGCGAAGTCCCGCACCTTGAGGCACGCCAGGCGATCGCCGAGCACGTTGACGCCGTCGGCACCGCTTTCGCCCGCGAGGGCCGCGACCGCTGGGGAGTACGCCGCGACCAGCAGCGGATGGTTCACGGCGTCCATGACCTCCGCCATCTGCGCCGCGGTGCTGAACG is a genomic window containing:
- the queG gene encoding tRNA epoxyqueuosine(34) reductase QueG, whose amino-acid sequence is MRPRVHRPTFKTVPRSEIADIGAATRDVLARCYGLGFALAGVTPAQPTKWREHILEWLRAGRHGQMDYLERDLELKFDPAGVLPDTRAFIVVADLYATRNDAPVETPPGHGRIARYAHGRDYHVTIKNRLHDLSDALRGAYPGWGFRSFVDTVPVLERELAQLAGLGWQAKNTMIINPRLGSYFLIGGVATTMPLVPPAEQPVVMDHCGTCTRCIEACPTQAITPYSVDGSRCISYLTIEHRTPIDPALHGAMGDWVYGCDICQEVCPHNSARPGQDVGARLPEYEARRVSLPLLEVLGWDDGARREALRVSAMKRATLAMMKRNAVIAAGNLLRVREDGALRARLVELRDDLSESELVRGAAGEVLRDWEVGRVDGGEPPR